The following proteins are co-located in the Peromyscus maniculatus bairdii isolate BWxNUB_F1_BW_parent chromosome 23, HU_Pman_BW_mat_3.1, whole genome shotgun sequence genome:
- the LOC107402114 gene encoding uncharacterized protein LOC107402114 isoform X1 has protein sequence MRRRRRLRWGAVGREAADQCGEEFTRGGACRGSPSSVESRAQRALCTPAAGARSRELGAHGRGDPVHTNPQVSRPGASSAASNRMHLRTHIATSLSMVTTHPRGGTALAPQPRQVGPTLLTRMAWSSQRSICFCLPRAGIKGLGLHLHAWL, from the exons ATGCGAAGACGACGCCGGCTGCGCTGGGGGGCCGTAGGGAGGGAGGCTGCGGACCAGTGCGGGGAGGAGTTTACGAGGGGAGGCGCTTGCAGGGGCTCCCCCAGTTCTGTTGAGAGCCGGGCACAAAGAGCCCTCTGCACTCCAGCCGCAGGAGCGAGGAGCCGAG agcTAGGTGCACATGGGCGTGGGGACCCAGTACACACCAACCCACAGGTTAGCAG ACCTGGGGCGTCCAGTGCAGCTTCAAACCGAATGCATCTCCGCACCCACATTGCGACATCGCTCTCGATGGTGACTACACATCCTCGGGGAGGCACCGCTTTGGCACCACAGCCCCGCCAGGTG ggtcccactctgctgaccaggatggcctggagctcacagaggtccatctgcttctgcctcccaagagctgggattaaaggcctgggcctGCACCTCCATGCCTGG CTGTGA
- the LOC107402114 gene encoding uncharacterized protein LOC107402114 isoform X2, giving the protein MRRRRRLRWGAVGREAADQCGEEFTRGGACRGSPSSVESRAQRALCTPAAGARSRELGAHGRGDPVHTNPQTWGVQCSFKPNASPHPHCDIALDGDYTSSGRHRFGTTAPPGGSHSADQDGLELTEVHLLLPPKSWD; this is encoded by the exons ATGCGAAGACGACGCCGGCTGCGCTGGGGGGCCGTAGGGAGGGAGGCTGCGGACCAGTGCGGGGAGGAGTTTACGAGGGGAGGCGCTTGCAGGGGCTCCCCCAGTTCTGTTGAGAGCCGGGCACAAAGAGCCCTCTGCACTCCAGCCGCAGGAGCGAGGAGCCGAG agcTAGGTGCACATGGGCGTGGGGACCCAGTACACACCAACCCACAG ACCTGGGGCGTCCAGTGCAGCTTCAAACCGAATGCATCTCCGCACCCACATTGCGACATCGCTCTCGATGGTGACTACACATCCTCGGGGAGGCACCGCTTTGGCACCACAGCCCCGCCAGGTG ggtcccactctgctgaccaggatggcctggagctcacagaggtccatctgcttctgcctcccaagagctgggattaa